GTTCCAAAAACTATTCATATTTATAATAATAGTATTCATAATTCTTTATAACACGCCCAATGGTCACTTCCTTGCCCCGCCTTCCTTATTATAATTGCACTATCGACTGCGGGGTTATTAGAAGTGCCCATTAATGATTATTTAAAATATCCTTACGGTAACGAATATCGAAGGAGGAGAATATGAAGAAATGGGGAAAAATATCCGTACTTTGCATGGTCGCCGGAACACTCGCATACTGTACGCCGGTGGTCGATCCGGCGTCGAAAATACTGACCGAGATCGGGAGCGTGCCGGCGGGAAGTTCCGGTTATGTGGAATCCTTCGGTAAACCCATCGTTTATAATAACAGGCTCTATTTTTACGGGAAGGACAGTACGAGCGCAAAAGTATTCGCTACCGACGGCAGTACGGTTCTCAATGTACCCGCCGGCGTCTCGGATTATACGCTCAACTTCGATAACCCGATCGTCTACAATTCCAGGCTCTATTTCCAGGGTTTTAACAATACCGACAGTATCATCTTTGAAATCGACGGTTCCCAGATAAAAAATGTTTCCGCCGGGACATCCGGCTATCTGACATGGTTCTCCTCGCCTATCCTCTATAACTCGAAACTCTACTTTCAGGGAAGAAACTCGACGGAGTATCAGGTTTATTGCTTCGACGGAACCGCCATCCAAAATATTTCCGTCGGAACATCGGACTATGTAAAAAACTTCGCAAATCCGGTTATTTTCAATTCCAAGCTGTATTTTCAGGGAAATAACGGGTCTATAGAAAAAATCTATGAGTACGACGGCGTACAGATCAAGAAAATCTCGGTAGGCGTATCGGACTATTCCAATTCGTTCAGCAATCCCATTATTTATGACTCGAAGCTCTATTTTCAGGGAAATAACGGCTCGAAGTCGCTGATGTACGAGTTTAACGGTACGGCGATCAAGAATGTTTCGGAAGGGAGTTCCGATTACTATGCGCTATTCAGCGGCCCGATTGTCTACGGTTCCAAGATTTATTTCGGCGCAAACGATATTGTCAACGTGAAGATTTATTCCTACGACGGCGTCAGTATTAATAATATTCAGCCCGGAACGACGGAATACCGGTATATTTTCGCAGTCCCCATCGTTTTCAGCTCGAAACTCTACTTCCGGGGAACATGCAGTAACGGTAATTTCATGCTACAGTATGACGGAACCGTGTTAAAGAACGTCTCCGTGGGATCGTCTGACTATATAAACGATTTTTCCACCCCCATTATCTATAACGACCGTCTTTACTTTAACGGTTTTGACGGGTCGTTCCAGAGGTGCTTTGTTTTCGACGGCAGTGCGATAGGAAATATCCAAGTCGGAACTACGGACTACCTCAGCGGGTTCAGCGTTCCTGTTGTCTATAACTCGAAAATATATTTTCTGGGAAATAACGGGTCGGTCAGTAAAATATATGTTCTGAAATAACCTCTACGCATTAAAAAAGCCCCGCTTATCGCGGGGCTTATTCTATACCTACTAGCTTAGAATTGCATATTTTCCATCAGGTGAAATTCAGTAACGTCTTTTTTTAATAATATGCGCTTTTATTGAAATTTATAGCAAATCGAAATATAATTTCACATGAAAATGACCCGGTATTTTAAAGAGCAGGTGCTTAGAAAACGACCTTACATACAGATTGAATGGTGTGAGGCGGTAATAAAGAACCCTATCCGTCGGGAGATACAAGACGACGGGAGGATAAAATTCTGGGGATATATTCCAGAAATAGGTAAATATATACGGGTAGTAACATTAGAGGATGGATTAACAATTCATAACTGCTTCCCCGATAGAGATTTTAAGGAGTAAAAATGAAACTAAATTATTATAGCGATACCGATTCGTTATATATCGACCTTGATGAAAACCGGGCGAGTGTAGAAACACGTGAGATAGAATCCGGCGTGATGCTCGACTTCGATGCCGACGGGAAACTGGTCGGGATCGATATCGACCATGCGAGTAAGGTCGCCAATCTTGCGAGAATCGAAAGTGTAGGGATTCTTAAATAATTCGATGGCTCAAGGTAATAAAAAAGCCCCGCTTATCGCGGGGCTTATTCTATGGTATGCGTTTAGAATTGCATGTTTTCCATCAGGTACTTCTGACCCGCCGCGACCGATTTCCCGGCT
Above is a genomic segment from Brevinematales bacterium containing:
- a CDS encoding PQQ-like beta-propeller repeat protein, encoding MKKWGKISVLCMVAGTLAYCTPVVDPASKILTEIGSVPAGSSGYVESFGKPIVYNNRLYFYGKDSTSAKVFATDGSTVLNVPAGVSDYTLNFDNPIVYNSRLYFQGFNNTDSIIFEIDGSQIKNVSAGTSGYLTWFSSPILYNSKLYFQGRNSTEYQVYCFDGTAIQNISVGTSDYVKNFANPVIFNSKLYFQGNNGSIEKIYEYDGVQIKKISVGVSDYSNSFSNPIIYDSKLYFQGNNGSKSLMYEFNGTAIKNVSEGSSDYYALFSGPIVYGSKIYFGANDIVNVKIYSYDGVSINNIQPGTTEYRYIFAVPIVFSSKLYFRGTCSNGNFMLQYDGTVLKNVSVGSSDYINDFSTPIIYNDRLYFNGFDGSFQRCFVFDGSAIGNIQVGTTDYLSGFSVPVVYNSKIYFLGNNGSVSKIYVLK
- a CDS encoding DUF2283 domain-containing protein, which produces MKLNYYSDTDSLYIDLDENRASVETREIESGVMLDFDADGKLVGIDIDHASKVANLARIESVGILK